The genomic region ATCTTAATTTTTGGTCTTTCAAACCCACATGATGGAAGATTTTACATCATGAGATTTCTTTTTCTATGGAGCCAATTAATGAACTCCTCACGACCAATGAGAGAGAGATGCATGGACATATCGTATCACACATCACAATATTCTTACCTCAAAATTAGCCGTTCGTAACCAACAAATCCCTGGTTATGCAAGTTTGCGGCAGTAATTTGGCCTAGTGTTTCTTCATCTCTTCCTGTGAGCATGATCACCTTAAACCCACTATTCACCAGCTTGCTAAAAAGTCCCAGCATACCAGGAACTGCTGGGCACCCTCCAGTCATTGCCCATGCCTTGAACCCAGATGGATCATAAGGATCGCACCTGTATGTCACAAAGTGGTCATGGCAAAGCAAAACGTTCTCTTGACAAACAATATGCAAATATATGTTATACTAATAGACTACTGTGAATTTTGACAACGCATTTTAACGAGAAAACTATAAACAATATGCATAAATGGATCTCTTGTTAGAGTGTAGCAAGTTAGCAACACACAAGGGGCTTATAGTATTATACTGTGAATCTAAACCATTTATTAAGTTAATTTATTTTACTTTGTGACAGTCTAACAACATGTATTTATCTGACAACATAACTAAGCATTACCCTATAAGTTTTGTAATgttttaacatatatattaccCGTATCGCTTGCCCTTGTAGTAGAAGAGATTAGATATGCAAGTGTCATCCACGTCCAAAATCCAAGCATCCATGCCATCATCAGATAAAGCTATTCCATTCGCATAGCTAAGGATTTGGCCAAGGATGAAATCAATGTCCCGTTCATACTGACCTCCGATCATGTAAGTTTCGAGGTAGCGAAAGCACTGAGTTGGCACCGTGCGCCACCCACCCACATTGTTGGCCTCCACCGCCAGTCTCCAACTCAAACAAAAGCTGCTGTCGTCCTGCGGCAGGCTTGGCCTAGGGCAAGGCTTCACACTAGTTGCCTTGGAGAGTAAGGCCAGAAACAGAAGTAAAAACGCCTCATAGGTCCGTTGCATCATTGCTCTAATGTTCATGTGTGCTTAGTTTTATCTACAAAGAGAAGCAAATAAAACGGGAAacatataacaaattaaataaataaataggaaATTTGGTTTAGGTCAGTTGAAATgggaaacatatatatacacgaaATCCTTCTCCGGAAGACGGAGGCAAGAAAGGTTGCCGGCCGGAGGAAATGATAAGTAAGTTTCCCAAATCAACCCAAATGGGTTTTGGAGAAATTACAAtcaaaagagcttaaaaaagaGGTTAGGATTGACGAAGTCTTTTGGGTATATTTGGGAAGCAATTGCATGAGCCAAGTCGTGGATATATATAATTAACTTGAAGTCATGACCTAGAGATCGACAGCGACCGAAGACTTACATAAGTTCTGCTGGCTGAACAACTTGGAAATTTCCAGGtaatacaaattatatttatggAATATATTCATATCCACATTGTTAAGAAACTGTGGAGTAAATGTCTTGATCGAATCCCCAAAAATAAGATTCTGGGGGTTGAAGCTAGAGAAGTTATACTTAATAGGGATaaaaaagagaattgttattagtactccaaaaatctcatttggcactctaaactttctattattagaaagaaaaatacactagtgaggagtgtagaatgagatttttggagtgctaataacaattcccataaaaaattattgaaaaatctTGGAGTAAGAGAGAGATTGTGGGAACTTATTCAGCACAAAAAATATGACTGTAGATCTCTGCTGTTGTGATTTCAAAGGAAGGAACTTCAACTGTACATTCATCATTAAAGGAATAggaattgaaatattttcttgccAACAGTAACATAtttaaaaacagaaaaggaaTGGAAGAAGGAAGGAACCGAAAAAAGTACTCTCATACTTTAGTAAACACGGAAAACTCAAGAATCAAAATGGTTCTAATTCATCTTCCCGCATGTATTAATTGTTAAGGACAACTACTACATAGATAATATATGAAAACGCTGGATCAATCTCACACAGATTAATGATAGacaattacaaaattaaagcTCATAGCATGTGATAGTTAATGAGAAAGAGTGAAACCTGCACGCATTGACAATAAAAAAATGGAAGTATATACATAGTACTCAAATGTATATCATGTAATTCTAACCAGAAATTACCATGGTTTTAGTAAACACAATCAATGTTGTAACAATTTCAATTTGGAGCATCTTCTTTAGAAGCTGCTAGCTAGCtaaactttattttcaactctttaaCTACTACTGCAATAGCCAATGGCCAATATATATAGCTGATGTTTAGCAGCCCACAGACTAGTGACTACTACTAAGTAGGCAAGACTTGGAAGGTGAGAAATGACATCAAGAATCATGATAGATTTAGACAAAGAATGAAAGAACTGGTAGTCGGTAGATCCTTAAGTAGCAAAAATGTTGGGTGGGATGGCGTCATAAACCATGAACAATTGCgatggggaagagagagtgTAAGAAGAAGGGCATCTATGACCTAATAAACTTAAGCACAAAAGTGGGAATATAGTCACAGCCCACATATCTTAACAGAAGTGGTGGAACTGCCGTCAGATTACTGATAATATACTGCACCATAGTACACACCTATTGCATTTCTCTGTGTCGGGACAAATTATATCAGACAATTTCAATTGGTGTGCCACTTCCACAATGCACCGAGCGGCCAAAAGTCGGTCTGTGCAATGTAGAAGACACAACGCAAGTTAGAATGAATCATTATTTCATACAAATCACAGTTTTTCGTTTTTAAATGAACCATTATTTCTTACAGACAAATCATAGTTTTATACTTTTAATGTATTGTGTCAGAATGTGAACAATTTGGCGTTCCATCACAATCTAATATGAGGCAGATGaatatatttttctgtttttcatgCTAACGTTGTACTTTGTGGTTGTGGAAGCTTAATTAGTGCGCGCATGCTTTAATTAAGCACCACTTATGGAGCATAATTAAGAATCTTCAACTTACTTCGTGTACAAGGCATCAATAGGCCAGTGGGATGGAGTAGTCTCGGGGACGTACTTTATGAATTTCGATTGTAAAGGCAGCTTAAAAAAGGACATAGCAATACCTGTGGAGCACACACAAATCAGAGATTATGGGTCCAAATAATCAAAGGCCATTGGAAATGAATGTCAaaggggatctaaatgagagaTTGATGGGTGCTTATGGAAGAAGTTCTTCAGTGATGGAGATTCTAAGAAAGAAGTTCTGAGTACGGACACTATATACAACATCAAACTCACAAAAGGATAATTGACATGATTTGCATTACGGATAATTTTGGCCGTCTCAAAAGAATGATCTTTCGAAACGGGACTTATGAAACTGGACTTATGCTGTCTTAAAGTTACAACAACAGCATCGGGTAATCCATCGTGGCAACCttgttaggccatctccaaccgaaggagggTCAGAAGGCTCTCTTTAGCCCTatagccctccaagaaattgtattttaataaacagttttATGCCATATTTCATAtaatctccaaccgagggggcctaagggccataggccaaacataaccctgtgacaaaaaaccatctccaaccaaggagGCTAAAGGGctataggccaaacataatttattatttcaatttaaagactacaacaacttaaatttaaaaactacaacttaaatatttaaa from Pyrus communis chromosome 9, drPyrComm1.1, whole genome shotgun sequence harbors:
- the LOC137744636 gene encoding acid phosphatase 1-like; translated protein: MNIRAMMQRTYEAFLLLFLALLSKATSVKPCPRPSLPQDDSSFCLSWRLAVEANNVGGWRTVPTQCFRYLETYMIGGQYERDIDFILGQILSYANGIALSDDGMDAWILDVDDTCISNLFYYKGKRYGCDPYDPSGFKAWAMTGGCPAVPGMLGLFSKLVNSGFKVIMLTGRDEETLGQITAANLHNQGFVGYERLILRTPAYKGQSAVVYKSNIRKQLVEEGYRIWGNIGDQWSDLQGDCVGNRTYKLPNPMYFVP